The following are from one region of the Biomphalaria glabrata chromosome 12, xgBioGlab47.1, whole genome shotgun sequence genome:
- the LOC106060704 gene encoding uncharacterized protein LOC106060704 — protein sequence MFIFLLKRIYRNDSHFPGSQQTAPRDNTNSKNLTTRRLQTEEHNSDYIIQKLLSRHPAQGYSLLALLTRLHLPTLRNLPEDYRDLDVDEETEKADKDQEEVLDVLRPASKKSLGACIANCLTVNRAMNFIQCKTMCH from the exons GTTTATTTTCCTCTTGAAGCGCATATACCGTAACGACTCTCACTTTCCAGGCTCTCAGCAAACTGCACCACGTGACAATaccaactcaaagaacttgacaactcggCGGCTCCAAA cggAAGAACACAACAGTGACTATATCATCCAGAAGCTCTTATCACGCCACCCCGCGCAAGGATATAGTCTGCTGGCTTTACTCACGAGGTTGCATTTACCGACGCTACGGAACCTCCCGGAAGACTATCGAGACCTGGACGTGGACGAGGAGACAGAGAAGGCAGACAAAGACCAGGAAGAGGTGCTGGACGTGTTAAGACCAGCCTCTAAGAAGAGTCTGGGAGCGTGTATAGCTAACTGTTTGACCGTCAACAGGGCCATGAACTTCATCCAGTGCAAGACTATGTGTCACTAA